ACACATTGAACTTTCCAAACTTGCAAAAAATACAAGTTGGAAGTATGATGTGTTGTGCCATTAATCATGTTAGCAGTTTCCCATAAAGGCAATAAGAATGAACAGATCTTTTCTACTCATTTCCACTCTTCTACCGAAGGACATAACTCATACTTATCATCATACAAGTGAAGACTTTCAAACACACGCTGATATTTAAGAGCACTTTCAAGCATCAAATAAGTTGAGTTCACAGTCATAGACATATCCAGATGCAAGCGAACAGAACTATCAACACCACCAACATTTTcaacacactctttaaatttTTGCCTTCTACTCTTTGAACCCCTCACAAACAAGATGCTCTTTCTAATTTTACACACAATACACACAAAATCACTAACTAGGTTCAACGCCTCATCAACAATCAGATTTAAAACACTTGCAAAACAATGCACACGAAAGAACTCACCATCACATAACAAACCATTTTGCAAACCGAGTttcgttttcaatttttcttgcaGAATGTCATTCTGAAATGAATCATCTACAGTGAGCTAATTCTTGTTTAAGCTTCAGTTTCTCTTTCGAGTACAAATCAAATACATGAGCCTTGATAACATTTATATGAGGCATTACATTTACTTTCCTCAATTCCCAGTCCTCAAAAAAATCAAAGGGGTAATCATTTGCAAGGATTATAGAAGCCCATATA
This portion of the Trifolium pratense cultivar HEN17-A07 linkage group LG3, ARS_RC_1.1, whole genome shotgun sequence genome encodes:
- the LOC123914541 gene encoding zinc finger BED domain-containing protein RICESLEEPER 2-like, whose product is MGICLHSNVCCWTKFAIPCERRQDYDQSLFNWSSKICHQKNLASGDEVGQFDSQFVSIWASIILANDYPFDFFEDWELRKNDILQEKLKTKLGLQNGLLCDGEFFRVHCFASVLNLIVDEALNLVSDFVCIVCKIRKSILFVRGSKSRRQKFKECVENVGGVDSSVRLHLDMSMTVNSTYLMLESALKYQRVFESLHLYDDKYELCPSVEEWK